A genome region from Phocoena sinus isolate mPhoSin1 chromosome 16, mPhoSin1.pri, whole genome shotgun sequence includes the following:
- the LOC116741520 gene encoding zinc finger protein 33B isoform X2 has translation MLENYSNLVSVGYCVTKPEVIFRLEQGEEPWILEEEFPRQSFPEVWKTEHMKEKSQENQPKHVWEVVFINNKMLTKEQGNVIGKPLNLDTDSFPSRKILCGCDSCGMNFNYVSEFVINKKNYLGKKTDEFNACGKLLLNIKHEKTHTREKSEFFKNGKTVSHNEDPVQLEKIQTLEQNFEYSIYRETFLDKAVLYTHKREITEGNDCEYDEYGRRFCDNSSFLFHQITPPKENDYELSNCGKSLCVKSTLLKHHGAHLKYYECDESGNNFRRKLYLSQLQKTHTGEKHFECNECGKAFWEKSHLTRHQRIHTGEKRFQCNECGKTFWEKSNLTKHQRSHTGEKPYECSECGKAFSHKSALTLHQRTHTGEKPYQCNACGKTFYQKSDLTKHQRTHTGLKPYECYECGKSFCMNSHLTVHQRTHTGEKPFECPECGKSFCQKSHLTQHQRTHLGDKPYECSACGKTFYHKSVLTRHQIIHTGLKPYECYECGKTFCLKSDLTVHQRTHTGEKPFACPECGKFFSHKSTLSQHYRTHTGEKPYECHECGKIFYNKSYLTKHNRTHTGEKPYECGECGKTFCQKSQLTQHQRIHIGEKPYECSECGKAFCHKSALIVHQRTHTEEKPYKCNECGKSFCVKSGLTLHQRKHTGEKPYECNECGKSFSHKSSLTVHNRAHTGEKSCQCNECGKVFYRKSDLAKHQRSHTGEKPYECNTCGKTFSQKSNLIVHQRTHIGEKSYD, from the coding sequence aAGTCTGGAAGACTGAGCACATGAAAGAAAAGAGCCAAGAAAACCAGCCTAAACATGTGTGGGAAGTTGTATTCATCAATAACAAAATGCTGACTAAAGAACAAGGTAATGTAATAGGAAAACCACTTAACTTGGACAcagattcttttccttccagaaaaataCTCTGTGGGTGTGACTCATGTGGAATGAACTTCAACTATGTTTCAGAATTCGTTATCAATAAGAAAAACTATTTAGGAAAAAAGACTGATGAATTTAATGCCTGTGGAAAATTGCTACTCAATATTAAACATGAGAAAACTCACACTagagaaaaaagtgaattttttaaaaatgggaaaacgGTCAGTCATAATGAGGATCCTGTTCAGCTTGAGAAGATTCAAACTTTAGAGCAAAATTTTGAATATAGCATATATCGAGAAACCTTCCTTGACAAGGCAGTATTGTATACACACAAAAGAGAGATCACTGAAGGGAATGACTGTGAATATGATGAATATGGGAGAAGGTTCTGTGATAACTCATCCTTCTTGTTCCATCAGATAACTCCCCCAAAGGAAAATGACTATGAACTTAGTAATTGTGGGAAATCCTTATGTGTGAAGTCCACCCTTTTGAAACATCATGGGGCACATTTGAAATACTATGAATGTGATGAAAGTGGGAATAATTTCAGGAGGAAGTTGTATCTCTCACAGCTTCAGAAaactcatacaggagagaaacactttgaatgtaatgaatgtgggaaagcttttTGGGAGAAGTCACACCTCACTCGACATCAGAGGATACACACGGGAGAGAAACGCTTtcaatgtaatgaatgtggaaaaacTTTCTGGGAGAAGTCAAACCTCACTAAACATCAAAGATCACAcacaggggagaaaccctatgaatgcagtgaatgtgggaaagccttcagccACAAGTCAGCCCTCACATTACACCAGAGAACACATACGGGGGAGAAACCCTATCAGTGTAATGCATGTGGGAAAACTTTTTACCAGAAGTCAGACCTCACTAAACATCAGAGAACACACACAGGACTGAAACCCTATGAATGTtatgaatgtgggaaatccttcTGTATGAATTCACACCTTACAGTACATCAGAGAACTCATACAGGTGAGAAACCCTTTGAGTGTCCTGAGTGTGGGAAATCTTTCTGTCAGAAGTCACATCTTACACAACATCAGAGAACACACTTAGGAGATAAACCCTATGAATGCAGTGCATGTGGGAAAACTTTCTACCACAAGTCAGTACTCACCAGGCATCAGATAATTCATACAGGGTTGAAACCTTATGAATGTTACgaatgtgggaaaaccttctGCTTGAAGTCTGACCTTACGGTACATCAGAGAACTCACACAGGGGAGAAACCCTTTGCATGCCCTGAATGTGGGAAATTTTTCAGCCATAAGTCAACCCTCTCTCAACACTATAGAACCCAtacaggggagaaaccctatgaatgtcaTGAATGTGGAAAAATCTTCTATAATAAATCATACCTAACTAAACATAACAGAACACAtacaggggagaaaccctatgagtgcggtgaatgtgggaaaaccttctGCCAGAAATCACAGCTCACTCAGCACCAGAGAATTCACAtaggggagaaaccctatgaatgtagtGAATGTGGAAAGGCTTTCTGCCATAAGTCAGCTCTAATCGTACATCAGAGAACGCATACAGAAGAAAAACCctataaatgtaatgaatgtggaaaatcTTTTTGTGTGAAATCAGGACTGACTTTGCATCAGAGAAAACACACAGGGGAAAAGCcttatgaatgtaatgaatgtgggaaatccttcAGTCACAAATCATCCCTCACGGTGCATAACAGGGCTCACACAGGGGAGAAATCTTGtcaatgtaatgaatgtgggaaagttTTTTACCGTAAATCGGACCTTGCTAAACATCAGAGATCACACACAGGGgagaagccctatgaatgtaACACATGTGGGAAAACGTTCTCTCAGAAGTCAAACCTCATTGTACATCAGAGAACacacataggagaaaaatcttatgATTGA